One window from the genome of Streptomyces sp. WZ-12 encodes:
- a CDS encoding TetR/AcrR family transcriptional regulator produces MHQSAHPPKGRPGRPRSVEADRAILDATRAALVDVGWGGLTMGEVAQRAGVAKTTLYRRWASKSELVVDAVAVLFDELELPDRGCLQADIEGVVLQFGALLARPETKTALMAVVAESTTDDALRERIRQAIVERQKRLVLLGRSRAQARGELPPDAGGPEGEQAAECTVGLIFDVIAGAVVHRLLVSAGPVDTGWARQFTTLLLAGLAGLEP; encoded by the coding sequence ATGCACCAGTCCGCCCACCCGCCGAAGGGCCGCCCGGGCCGCCCCCGCAGCGTCGAGGCCGACCGCGCGATCCTCGACGCCACCCGCGCCGCGCTCGTCGACGTGGGCTGGGGCGGGCTCACCATGGGCGAGGTCGCCCAGCGCGCCGGGGTCGCCAAGACCACCCTCTACCGCCGCTGGGCCAGCAAGAGCGAACTGGTCGTGGACGCCGTCGCGGTCCTCTTCGACGAGCTCGAACTCCCCGACCGCGGCTGCCTCCAGGCCGACATCGAGGGCGTGGTGCTCCAGTTCGGCGCGCTGCTGGCCCGGCCCGAGACCAAGACCGCGCTGATGGCGGTGGTCGCCGAGTCCACCACCGACGACGCGCTGCGCGAGCGGATCCGGCAGGCCATCGTCGAGCGGCAGAAGCGGCTGGTGCTGCTGGGCCGCTCGCGGGCGCAGGCCCGCGGCGAACTCCCGCCGGACGCCGGCGGACCCGAGGGCGAGCAGGCCGCCGAGTGCACCGTGGGGCTGATCTTCGACGTGATCGCCGGGGCCGTCGTGCACCGCCTGCTGGTCAGCGCGGGCCCCGTGGACACCGGCTGGGCCCGGCAGTTCACCACGCTGCTGCTGGCGGGCCTGGCCGGGCTGGAGCCGTAG
- a CDS encoding GDP-mannose 4,6-dehydratase translates to MSTRSTVSRSWAGRKVLVTGAEGFIGSTLVDLLVDAGAEVRAFVHYKPYAEKGNLARYLVPGGPVEMVAGDVRDAGRVMDAVAGCDTVFHLAALIGIPYSYDSPGAYVQTNVVGTENVAEACRRHGVRRMVHTSTSEVYGTALTAPISEEHPLQPQSPYSASKIGADMMALSHWHAFELPVTVVRPFNTYGPRQSARAVIPTILAQLHAGARQIKLGSLTPTRDFTFVTDTAAGFLALADCDRALGQVVNLGSGREIAIGALAEALIAASGRDAEVVVDAERLRPSGSEVERLLSDNSRARQWASWEPQVSLKEGLERTSAWVAEHLHLFRADRYQV, encoded by the coding sequence ATGAGCACGCGCAGCACCGTGTCCCGGTCGTGGGCCGGACGGAAGGTCCTGGTCACCGGGGCCGAGGGGTTCATCGGGTCGACGCTGGTCGACCTGCTGGTGGACGCGGGCGCCGAGGTGCGCGCCTTCGTGCACTACAAGCCGTACGCGGAAAAGGGCAATCTGGCGCGGTACTTGGTGCCGGGCGGCCCGGTCGAGATGGTCGCCGGGGACGTCCGGGACGCCGGCCGGGTCATGGACGCGGTCGCCGGCTGCGACACCGTCTTCCACCTGGCCGCGCTGATCGGCATCCCGTACAGCTACGACTCGCCGGGCGCGTATGTGCAGACGAACGTGGTGGGCACCGAGAACGTCGCGGAGGCGTGCCGCCGGCACGGGGTGCGGCGGATGGTGCACACCTCCACCAGCGAGGTGTACGGGACCGCGCTCACCGCGCCGATCAGTGAGGAGCACCCGCTCCAGCCGCAGTCGCCGTACTCCGCCTCGAAGATCGGCGCGGACATGATGGCGCTGTCGCACTGGCACGCCTTCGAGCTGCCGGTGACGGTGGTGCGGCCGTTCAACACCTACGGGCCCCGGCAGTCCGCCCGCGCGGTGATCCCGACGATCCTGGCCCAACTGCACGCCGGCGCCCGGCAGATCAAGCTGGGTTCGCTGACCCCGACCCGGGATTTCACGTTCGTCACCGACACCGCGGCCGGGTTCCTGGCGCTGGCCGACTGCGACCGGGCGCTGGGGCAGGTCGTCAACCTCGGCAGCGGCCGGGAGATCGCCATCGGGGCGCTGGCGGAGGCGCTGATCGCGGCGTCCGGGCGGGACGCCGAGGTGGTGGTGGACGCCGAGCGGCTGCGGCCCTCGGGCAGCGAGGTGGAGCGGCTGCTGTCGGACAACTCCCGGGCGCGGCAGTGGGCTTCGTGGGAGCCGCAGGTCTCCCTCAAGGAGGGGCTGGAGCGGACCTCTGCGTGGGTGGCGGAGCATCTGCACCTGTTCCGGGCGGACCGCTACCAGGTCTGA
- a CDS encoding UDP-N-acetylglucosamine--N-acetylmuramyl-(pentapeptide) pyrophosphoryl-undecaprenol N-acetylglucosamine transferase → MRTPLSVVIGAGGTGGHIYPGLALADALRRAVPDAVISFVGTDRGLETRLIPQAGYRLHTVDMIPFDPSLGARRYLLPAALLKSGAQCRAILREQGAQVAVGMGGYPSAPVIVGAKMAGLPSLIHESNAVPGRANKFAARLTPHIALAFDRSRPHLAGGERAETVGMPLSGPLAGLDRVALRSAARRALGVPEDARLLLVNGGSLGAARLTEAAVGLAGRYLARPRMRLLIKTGPAALDATRAALEANGGAAVAEAVPYLDRMDLAYAAADLVLCRAGSATVAELATIGMPAVLVPYPHAPGDHQTHNARVLSDAGAALLLPDAEVTDERLDAQLTPLLADPVRLAAMGAAADPGTHAHAADLLAARTLALAGHPHHLTTTQKESA, encoded by the coding sequence ATGCGCACACCACTCTCGGTCGTGATCGGTGCGGGCGGCACCGGCGGCCATATCTATCCCGGACTCGCCCTCGCCGACGCGCTGCGTCGGGCCGTGCCGGACGCGGTGATCTCCTTCGTGGGGACCGACCGCGGCCTGGAGACGCGGCTGATCCCGCAGGCCGGCTACCGGCTGCACACCGTCGACATGATTCCCTTCGACCCCTCGCTGGGCGCCCGGCGCTACCTGCTGCCGGCCGCCCTGTTGAAGTCCGGCGCCCAATGCCGGGCGATCCTGCGGGAGCAGGGCGCCCAGGTCGCCGTCGGCATGGGCGGTTACCCCAGTGCCCCGGTGATCGTCGGGGCCAAGATGGCCGGGCTGCCGAGCCTGATCCACGAGTCCAACGCGGTGCCCGGCCGGGCCAACAAGTTCGCCGCCCGGCTCACCCCGCACATCGCCCTGGCCTTCGACCGCAGCCGGCCGCACCTCGCGGGCGGCGAGCGGGCCGAGACGGTGGGGATGCCGCTGTCCGGGCCGCTGGCCGGGCTGGACCGGGTGGCGCTGCGGAGCGCGGCCCGGCGCGCCCTGGGCGTCCCGGAGGACGCCCGGCTGCTGCTGGTCAACGGCGGCAGCCTGGGCGCCGCCCGGCTCACCGAGGCCGCCGTCGGGCTCGCCGGCCGCTATCTGGCGCGGCCCCGGATGCGGCTGCTGATCAAGACCGGGCCGGCGGCGCTGGACGCCACCCGGGCCGCCCTGGAGGCCAACGGCGGGGCCGCGGTCGCCGAGGCGGTGCCGTATCTGGACCGGATGGACCTGGCGTACGCGGCGGCCGACCTGGTGCTGTGCCGGGCCGGTTCGGCGACCGTCGCCGAGCTCGCCACGATCGGGATGCCGGCCGTCCTCGTCCCGTACCCGCACGCGCCGGGCGACCACCAGACGCACAACGCCCGGGTGCTCTCCGACGCCGGCGCCGCGCTGCTGCTGCCCGACGCGGAGGTCACCGACGAACGGTTGGACGCGCAGCTCACCCCGCTGCTGGCGGACCCCGTCCGGCTGGCCGCGATGGGCGCGGCGGCCGACCCCGGCACGCATGCGCACGCCGCCGATCTGCTGGCCGCCCGGACCCTGGCGCTGGCCGGCCACCCCCACCACCTCACCACCACCCAGAAGGAGTCAGCATGA
- a CDS encoding response regulator transcription factor, with translation MTARPAPAPAPGTPPPAAPRILVVDDEPEVRAAVADGLAVEGYAVRGAADGLAALSEVAAWQPDALVLDVMMPVLDGLAVCRRLRALDDRTPILVLTALDAVSDRVDGLDAGADDYLVKPFALDELIARVRALLRRAEAGRADASHLAFADLVVDPTTRTGHRGQRPLEFSRTEYALLELLLTHPGQVLPRETILERVWGRDFGPDSNSLAVYIGYLRRKLEAGGEPRLVHTVHGVGYRLDRPEGT, from the coding sequence ATGACCGCACGCCCCGCACCCGCGCCCGCACCCGGCACGCCCCCGCCAGCCGCCCCCAGGATCCTGGTCGTCGACGACGAACCGGAGGTCCGCGCCGCAGTGGCGGACGGACTCGCCGTGGAGGGCTACGCGGTCCGCGGCGCCGCCGACGGGCTGGCCGCGCTCTCCGAGGTCGCCGCCTGGCAACCGGACGCCCTCGTCCTGGACGTGATGATGCCGGTGCTGGACGGCCTGGCGGTCTGCCGCCGGCTGCGCGCCCTGGACGACCGCACCCCGATCCTCGTGCTGACCGCCCTGGACGCGGTCAGCGACCGGGTCGACGGCCTGGATGCCGGCGCCGACGACTACCTCGTCAAGCCGTTCGCCCTGGACGAGTTGATCGCCCGGGTCCGCGCCCTGCTGCGGCGGGCCGAGGCGGGCCGGGCCGACGCCTCCCACCTCGCCTTCGCCGACCTCGTCGTCGATCCCACCACCCGCACCGGCCACCGCGGCCAGCGCCCGCTGGAGTTCAGCCGCACCGAGTACGCCCTGCTGGAACTGCTGCTGACGCACCCCGGCCAGGTGCTGCCGCGGGAGACGATCCTGGAGCGGGTCTGGGGCCGCGACTTCGGCCCGGACTCCAACTCGCTGGCCGTCTATATCGGTTATCTGCGCCGCAAGTTGGAGGCCGGCGGCGAGCCCCGGCTCGTCCACACCGTGCACGGCGTCGGCTACCGCCTGGACCGCCCGGAGGGCACATGA
- a CDS encoding sensor histidine kinase, protein MTGRRRLGGRWVRRRPLRARLALAASAAVALVAVGICAAAFVVLRVQMTRQLDLNLAQTATQLVQRTRNWGPTASDTSCRYQAVPCVQIIPANPARDAHDRTPALPVTSATREVAAGRHSPYYTNLTVAGHPVRTYTSRLPGRDEALQVALRSDTVERGVRQAAWGLAAVGGIGVLFAAGLGYWVSRTGLAPVARLTATAERIATTRDPRHRIDLPPGPPGHEDELTRLAASFNTMLGELEQSVTAQRRLVADASHELRTPLTALRTNAELLARADRLTGEQRDRASAALGRQLREVTTLVNDLIELARDEEPRPLLEQVRPAALLEHAVAAAREHWPALAFTLRIAPGTATTTLPGVPARLTRLLSNLLDNAAKFSPPGGPVETELADVAGELHLTVRDHGPGIADGDLPYVFDRFYRAQAARALPGSGLGLAMARQIARAHGAELTAEQAPGGGALFRLRMPVPPQPAEGDG, encoded by the coding sequence ATGACCGGCCGGCGCCGCCTGGGCGGCCGCTGGGTCCGCCGCCGCCCGCTGCGCGCCCGGCTGGCGCTGGCCGCGTCCGCCGCGGTGGCCCTGGTCGCGGTGGGCATCTGCGCGGCCGCGTTCGTCGTCCTGCGGGTCCAGATGACCCGTCAGCTCGACCTCAACCTCGCCCAGACCGCCACCCAACTCGTCCAGCGCACCCGCAACTGGGGCCCGACCGCCAGCGACACCTCCTGCCGCTACCAGGCCGTCCCCTGCGTCCAGATCATCCCGGCCAATCCCGCCCGGGACGCCCACGACCGCACCCCCGCCCTGCCCGTGACCAGCGCCACCCGCGAGGTGGCCGCCGGCCGTCACTCGCCCTACTACACCAACCTCACCGTCGCCGGGCACCCGGTACGGACGTACACCTCCCGGTTGCCCGGCCGGGACGAGGCGCTCCAGGTGGCGCTGCGCTCCGACACCGTCGAGCGCGGGGTGCGCCAGGCCGCCTGGGGGCTGGCCGCGGTCGGCGGCATCGGCGTCCTGTTCGCCGCCGGCCTCGGCTACTGGGTCTCCCGCACCGGCCTGGCCCCGGTCGCCCGACTGACCGCCACCGCGGAGCGGATCGCCACCACCCGCGACCCCCGGCACCGCATCGACCTGCCGCCCGGCCCGCCCGGCCACGAGGACGAACTCACCCGGCTCGCCGCCAGCTTCAACACCATGCTCGGCGAACTGGAGCAGTCCGTCACCGCCCAGCGCCGCCTGGTCGCCGACGCCTCCCACGAGCTGCGCACCCCGCTCACCGCGCTGCGCACCAACGCCGAACTCCTCGCCCGCGCCGACCGCTTGACGGGCGAACAGCGGGATCGCGCCTCCGCGGCGCTGGGCCGCCAACTGCGCGAGGTCACCACCCTCGTCAACGACCTGATCGAGCTCGCCCGCGACGAGGAGCCCCGCCCGCTGCTCGAACAGGTCCGCCCCGCCGCCCTGTTGGAGCACGCGGTCGCCGCGGCCCGCGAACACTGGCCGGCCCTCGCCTTCACCCTCCGCATCGCCCCCGGGACGGCCACCACCACCCTGCCCGGCGTCCCCGCCCGGCTCACCCGCCTGCTGTCCAACCTCCTGGACAACGCCGCCAAGTTCTCCCCGCCCGGCGGCCCCGTCGAGACCGAACTGGCGGACGTCGCGGGCGAGTTGCACCTCACCGTCCGCGACCACGGCCCCGGCATCGCCGACGGCGACCTGCCGTACGTCTTCGACCGCTTCTACCGGGCCCAGGCCGCCCGGGCGCTACCCGGCTCGGGCCTCGGCCTTGCCATGGCCCGCCAGATCGCCCGGGCCCACGGCGCCGAACTCACCGCCGAACAGGCCCCGGGCGGCGGCGCGCTCTTCCGCCTACGCATGCCCGTCCCCCCGCAACCCGCCGAGGGGGACGGGTGA
- a CDS encoding acyl-CoA mutase large subunit family protein — MDADAIEEGRRRWQARYDSARKRDADFTTLSGDPVEPAYGPRPGDSVEGFERIGWPGEYPFTRGLYPTGYRGRTWTIRQFAGFGNAEQTNERYKMILKAGGGGLSVAFDMPTLMGRDSDDPRSLGEVGHCGVAIDSAADMEVLFKDIPLGDVTTSMTISGPAVPAFCMYLVAAERQGVDPAVLNGTLQTDIFKEYIAQKEWLFPPEPHLRLIGDLMEHCAQGIPAYKPLSVSGYHIREAGATAAQELAYTLADGFGYVELGLSRGLDVDTFAPGLSFFFDAHVDFFEEIAKFRAARRIWARWMRDVYGARSEKAQWLRFHTQTAGVSLTAQQPYNNVVRTAVEALAAVLGGTNSLHTNALDETLALPSEQAAEIALRTQQVLMEETGVANVADPLGGSWFIEALTDRIEADAEKIFAQIRERGARAVPDGQYPVGPITSGILRGIEDGWFTGEIAESAFRYQQSLEKGEKRVVGVNCHEGSVTGDLEILRVSHEVEREQVRLLAERKAARDDARVRAALADLLAAARGGRNMIEPMLAAVREEATLGEICDVLREEWGVYTEPAGF; from the coding sequence ATGGACGCTGACGCGATCGAAGAGGGCCGCCGCCGCTGGCAGGCCCGGTACGACTCCGCCCGGAAGCGGGACGCGGACTTCACCACCCTGTCCGGCGACCCCGTCGAGCCGGCGTACGGGCCCCGCCCCGGCGACTCCGTGGAGGGCTTCGAGCGGATCGGATGGCCGGGGGAGTACCCCTTCACGCGCGGCCTGTACCCGACCGGCTACCGCGGCCGGACGTGGACGATCCGCCAGTTCGCCGGCTTCGGCAACGCCGAGCAGACCAACGAGCGCTACAAGATGATCCTCAAGGCCGGCGGCGGCGGCCTCTCGGTGGCGTTCGACATGCCGACGCTGATGGGGCGCGACTCCGACGACCCGCGGTCGCTCGGCGAGGTCGGGCACTGCGGCGTCGCCATCGACTCGGCGGCCGACATGGAGGTCCTCTTCAAGGACATCCCACTGGGCGACGTCACGACGTCCATGACGATCAGCGGGCCCGCCGTGCCGGCCTTCTGCATGTACCTCGTCGCCGCCGAGCGCCAGGGCGTCGACCCGGCGGTGCTCAACGGCACGCTCCAGACCGACATCTTCAAGGAGTACATCGCGCAGAAGGAGTGGCTCTTCCCGCCCGAGCCGCACCTGCGGCTGATCGGCGACCTGATGGAGCACTGCGCGCAGGGCATCCCCGCCTACAAGCCGCTGTCGGTCTCCGGCTACCACATCCGGGAAGCCGGCGCGACGGCCGCCCAGGAGCTCGCCTACACCCTCGCCGACGGCTTCGGCTACGTCGAGCTCGGCCTCTCCCGCGGGCTGGACGTGGACACCTTCGCCCCCGGCCTGTCCTTCTTCTTCGACGCGCACGTGGACTTCTTCGAGGAGATCGCCAAGTTCCGCGCCGCGCGCCGGATCTGGGCCCGCTGGATGCGCGACGTCTACGGCGCGCGCAGCGAGAAGGCGCAGTGGCTGCGGTTCCACACCCAGACCGCCGGCGTCTCGCTGACCGCCCAGCAGCCGTACAACAACGTGGTGCGCACGGCCGTGGAGGCGCTGGCGGCGGTGCTCGGCGGCACCAACTCGCTGCACACCAACGCCCTGGACGAGACCCTGGCGCTGCCCAGCGAGCAGGCCGCGGAGATCGCGCTGCGCACCCAGCAGGTGCTGATGGAGGAGACCGGCGTCGCCAACGTCGCGGATCCGTTGGGCGGTTCGTGGTTCATCGAGGCGCTGACCGACCGGATCGAGGCGGACGCGGAGAAGATCTTCGCGCAGATCAGGGAGCGCGGGGCGCGGGCGGTGCCGGACGGGCAGTACCCGGTCGGCCCGATCACCTCCGGCATCCTGCGGGGCATCGAGGACGGCTGGTTCACCGGCGAGATCGCCGAGTCCGCGTTCCGCTACCAACAGTCCCTGGAGAAGGGCGAGAAGCGGGTCGTCGGGGTCAACTGCCACGAGGGGTCGGTCACCGGGGACCTGGAGATCCTGCGGGTCAGCCACGAGGTCGAGCGGGAGCAGGTGCGACTCCTGGCGGAGCGCAAGGCGGCCCGCGACGACGCCCGGGTGCGGGCCGCGCTCGCGGACCTGCTGGCCGCGGCACGCGGCGGGCGGAACATGATCGAGCCGATGCTGGCCGCGGTCCGCGAGGAGGCGACCCTCGGGGAGATCTGCGACGTGCTGCGCGAGGAATGGGGGGTCTACACCGAACCGGCCGGCTTCTGA
- a CDS encoding DUF3817 domain-containing protein, with protein MKSSVLTRYRAMAYITAVMLLVLCACMVFKYGFGMGKDLTLVVAQVHGVLYIIYLVFAFDLGSKARWPFGKLLWVLISGTIPTAAFFVERKVVREIEPLLADAKPDLAKV; from the coding sequence ATGAAATCCAGCGTGCTGACCCGTTACCGGGCGATGGCCTACATCACCGCCGTGATGCTGCTCGTGCTCTGCGCCTGCATGGTTTTCAAGTACGGCTTCGGGATGGGCAAGGACCTGACCCTCGTCGTCGCCCAGGTCCACGGCGTGCTCTACATCATCTACCTGGTCTTCGCGTTCGACCTGGGTTCCAAGGCGCGCTGGCCGTTCGGCAAGCTGCTGTGGGTGCTGATTTCCGGGACGATCCCGACCGCCGCGTTCTTCGTCGAGCGCAAGGTGGTCCGCGAGATCGAGCCGCTGCTGGCGGACGCCAAGCCGGATCTCGCCAAGGTCTGA
- a CDS encoding MarR family winged helix-turn-helix transcriptional regulator, whose protein sequence is MPKPLSLAFDPIARADELWAQRWGSVPSMAAITSIMRAQQILLSEVDAVVKPYGLTFARYEALVLLTFSKAGELPMSKIGERLMVHPTSVTNTVDRLVKSGLVAKRPNPNDGRGTLASITEKGREVCDAATRDLMAMDFGLGTYDAEECAEVFALLRPLRVAAGDFEDRD, encoded by the coding sequence GTGCCGAAGCCGCTCAGCCTTGCCTTTGACCCCATCGCGCGCGCAGACGAACTCTGGGCGCAGCGATGGGGATCCGTGCCCTCCATGGCCGCGATCACCTCGATCATGCGGGCCCAGCAGATCCTGCTGTCCGAGGTGGACGCGGTGGTCAAGCCGTACGGGCTGACCTTCGCGCGCTACGAGGCGCTGGTGCTGCTGACCTTCTCCAAGGCGGGCGAGCTGCCGATGTCGAAGATCGGCGAGCGCCTGATGGTGCACCCCACGTCGGTGACGAACACCGTGGACCGGCTGGTGAAGTCCGGGCTGGTCGCCAAGCGCCCCAACCCGAACGACGGCCGCGGCACCCTGGCGTCCATCACGGAGAAGGGGCGCGAGGTGTGCGACGCGGCCACCCGGGACCTGATGGCCATGGACTTCGGGCTCGGGACGTACGACGCCGAGGAGTGCGCCGAGGTCTTCGCGCTGCTGCGGCCGCTGCGGGTGGCGGCCGGGGACTTCGAAGACCGGGACTGA
- a CDS encoding ArsR/SmtB family transcription factor — protein MPLELHFGADDLLRIRFAISPLCETHEALRTLRRTDRHGYHLPWLRRMRERVAGLDLSPLWLFMPAQRPGYTPDFLGRPPDVPLADFAAELARLRATDPALARTEMAKSLACVPGAAHSSEGRAALADPERAVQRLADLTERAWEALLAPDWPRLRALLEAEIAYRSRQLASGGLRRLFADLHPRLSWSDDGTLTVRTRTDFAQLQDLAGRGVLLLPSVFVWPDVISGFDPPWQPTVIYPARGIGGLWQRPAGGPALARLLGANRAAVLTALDAPATTSALAHQLGLAASSVSAHLSVLRDAGLLASRRHGHQVLYERTPLGIALAAGG, from the coding sequence GTGCCGTTGGAACTGCATTTCGGGGCGGACGACCTGCTGCGGATCCGGTTCGCGATCTCGCCGCTGTGCGAGACCCACGAGGCGCTGCGGACCCTGCGCCGCACCGACCGGCACGGTTACCACCTGCCGTGGCTGCGGCGGATGCGGGAGCGGGTGGCGGGTCTTGACCTGTCCCCGCTGTGGCTGTTCATGCCGGCCCAACGGCCCGGCTACACCCCCGACTTCCTGGGTCGCCCACCCGACGTCCCGTTGGCCGACTTCGCCGCGGAGCTGGCGCGCCTACGGGCCACCGACCCGGCGCTGGCCCGCACCGAGATGGCCAAGTCGCTGGCGTGCGTCCCGGGGGCGGCCCACTCGTCAGAGGGGCGGGCGGCGCTGGCCGACCCCGAACGGGCCGTGCAGCGGCTGGCGGACCTCACCGAACGCGCCTGGGAGGCCCTGCTCGCGCCAGACTGGCCACGGCTGCGGGCCCTGCTGGAGGCGGAAATCGCCTACCGCTCGCGCCAGTTGGCCAGCGGCGGGCTGCGCCGCCTGTTCGCCGATCTGCACCCCCGGCTGTCCTGGTCGGACGACGGCACACTGACCGTCCGCACCCGTACGGACTTCGCGCAGCTCCAAGACCTGGCGGGGCGGGGGGTGTTGCTGCTGCCCAGCGTCTTCGTCTGGCCGGACGTGATCAGCGGCTTCGACCCGCCGTGGCAGCCGACGGTGATCTACCCGGCGCGCGGCATCGGCGGGTTGTGGCAGCGGCCGGCGGGCGGCCCTGCGCTGGCCCGGCTGCTGGGCGCCAACCGGGCCGCGGTGCTGACGGCCCTGGACGCGCCGGCGACCACGTCGGCGCTGGCCCACCAGTTGGGGCTGGCCGCCTCGTCCGTCTCGGCGCACCTGTCCGTGCTGCGCGACGCCGGGCTGCTGGCCTCGCGCCGGCACGGACACCAAGTGCTCTACGAGCGGACGCCGTTGGGCATCGCCCTGGCGGCCGGCGGCTGA
- a CDS encoding MTH1187 family thiamine-binding protein codes for MIVAFSVSPLGVGEDVGEYVADAVRVVRESGLPNRTDAMFTSIEGEWDEVMDVVKRAVAAVEARAGRVSLVLKADIRPGVTDGLTSKVETVERHLAGGERGA; via the coding sequence ATGATCGTCGCCTTTTCCGTCAGCCCGTTGGGCGTCGGCGAGGACGTCGGCGAGTACGTCGCCGACGCCGTCCGGGTCGTCCGCGAGTCCGGGCTGCCCAACCGCACCGACGCCATGTTCACCTCCATCGAGGGCGAGTGGGACGAGGTCATGGACGTCGTCAAGCGCGCCGTGGCCGCCGTCGAGGCGCGCGCCGGCCGGGTCTCGCTGGTCCTCAAGGCCGACATCCGGCCGGGCGTCACCGACGGCCTCACCTCCAAGGTGGAGACCGTCGAGCGCCACCTGGCCGGCGGCGAGCGGGGCGCCTGA
- a CDS encoding DUF3817 domain-containing protein: MDIKTAAALHRLRLASIPEALSFPALLIFGTGFRIFLGYDKLVMPLGLLHGILFTIFVVLLLDAWNRTKWPFKRVAFFFLLAVLPFGGLYADKVLKREEAAKVIAARARREGTVNA; encoded by the coding sequence GTGGACATCAAGACCGCCGCTGCCCTGCACCGACTGCGCCTGGCATCCATCCCGGAGGCGCTCTCCTTCCCGGCGCTGCTGATATTCGGCACGGGCTTCCGGATCTTCCTGGGCTACGACAAGCTGGTCATGCCCCTCGGCCTGCTGCACGGCATCCTGTTCACGATCTTCGTGGTGCTGTTGCTGGACGCCTGGAACCGCACCAAGTGGCCCTTCAAGCGCGTGGCCTTCTTCTTCCTCCTCGCGGTGCTGCCGTTCGGCGGCCTCTACGCGGACAAGGTGCTCAAGCGTGAGGAGGCGGCCAAGGTGATCGCCGCCCGGGCGCGCCGGGAAGGTACCGTGAACGCATGA
- a CDS encoding AIM24 family protein has translation MAQFRLQGSKVLAVDLVGDAVKAKNGAMVAYDGDMTFKKMTGGGEGLRGMVTRRLTGEQMTVMQVKGEGTCYFADRASEINLVRLQGEKLYVEASNLLCTEAALHTGTTFTGLRGASQGNGLFTTTVEGHGQAALTSDGPAVVLRVTPQYPLQVDPGAYVAHTGKLKQHFQSGVNFRTFIGEGSGEAFQIRFEGEGLVYVQPSERNTVGGEV, from the coding sequence GTGGCTCAGTTTCGGCTCCAGGGGAGCAAGGTCCTCGCCGTCGACCTCGTCGGCGACGCCGTCAAGGCGAAGAACGGCGCGATGGTCGCCTACGACGGCGACATGACCTTCAAGAAGATGACCGGCGGCGGCGAGGGGCTGCGCGGCATGGTCACCCGCCGGCTGACGGGCGAGCAGATGACGGTGATGCAGGTGAAGGGCGAGGGCACCTGCTACTTCGCCGACCGCGCCAGCGAGATCAACCTCGTCCGCCTCCAGGGCGAGAAGCTCTACGTGGAGGCCAGCAACCTGCTGTGCACCGAGGCGGCGCTGCACACCGGCACGACGTTCACCGGGCTGCGCGGCGCCTCGCAGGGCAACGGCCTGTTCACCACCACCGTCGAGGGCCACGGGCAGGCCGCGCTCACCTCCGACGGCCCGGCCGTGGTGCTGCGGGTCACCCCGCAGTACCCGCTCCAGGTCGACCCGGGCGCCTACGTCGCGCACACCGGGAAGCTGAAGCAGCACTTCCAGTCCGGGGTGAATTTCCGCACGTTCATCGGCGAGGGCTCCGGGGAGGCGTTCCAGATCCGTTTCGAGGGCGAGGGGCTGGTCTACGTGCAGCCCAGCGAGCGCAACACCGTGGGCGGTGAGGTCTGA